TGTCTTGAGACCTTTAGCACATGTTACTTAGTGGCTCTTTTTCTGTCACTGGTGAAAGTAGACACTAGCTTAGCTGAATGGATTTAATCTATATATCATGTTTTACCCCAATGCTTTAAAATTCCCTTTATAAATTTCTATGTATTATTAAGTAGCTTTTATTACTGTCTCATCAAAACCTTCGAGTTTTGAATCTATGCTTCATTCTTCTCCAAACATACTTCCAAACTAAAactattttccttaaaaatatttatcttatggATAGTAAACATTCATAAGGagagttatattttttttcttgtttggctgtcagaatttttttttaactaggaaaTGGCTTTTGATTTAGATTAAAAACTATAGTTTTTAATGATGATTTTGAAAAAGTACCTTTTAATTATCTTATAGTGGAATTCTCTGTATAACTTttagaaagaaatgtgtgtgtgtgtgtgtgtgttaaaatacaTACAACAAAAAAAGGCAACCATCTTAAGCCAGTTTTGAGTATACATTTCAATGTTGTTGATGCAGGTATGATGCTCCAGCACCCTCACCTCCACTGAGTACCTTAACTCTTCCAGGCTTCTAAAACAGAAGTTCAGAATCTCCCAAGCAAGAGCAGCTCACCATTGTGCCTCAAGCTTCCATCTCCCACCAATCTAGTTTCTATCTCTGTGATTGTCACTGTTTTAATGTGTGATAAATTATAGTCTTCATCTATTTTGCGATTGGCTTATTTTATCGAACACTAGCAGTCTCAGATTCTATCTGTGTGGTAGCATATGTAAGAACTTCCTCCCCTTGGCACTACATAGTATTTCACTGTATATGTGTATTCACTTGGATGGTGCTGGTATTGGGTTCTCTCCACACTTTAACTGTTAGGCACAATAGGTCCTTTGATCTTGAACATACAAGTTATCTCATTAAGACCCTGAAATTTGCTCTTTTGAGAAGAACAAATGAGTCATGTGAATCAAAATCTCTCTTAACTTTTTGATGAACTACCTTAGTATTTGTAAAGGTCGAATGTATCTATGATTAAAGGGCAGTCCTCCCTCGGGTTGGCACTGTGGGACAGAACAGTACTTTGGAGAAGGTGGAAATTAGTAGAGACTTGAGATGCTTTTGGGTGAGTTCCTTTATAGTTCTTGAGAGAAGGTTATAAAAGTTCAAGCTAAGCTGTCCCcaccactttctttttctctctgctcctgctcagcATCTGACCTCTTCTTTCTGTTGATATTCTGCTAAGGTGTTCCTATCAGTTGCCCTTGCCAGAAGCTGACCAACACTCCCCAGTACCTTGCCCCAGTTTTGGACTTTAAACTCCCAAATTTTGGGCTATGCCAACTTCCTTTATAAATAGATAGTCTGTGCCAAACATCCTTGTTTCCtttctgctgtgataaaattgactaaaagcaacttagggaaggagAATATTTATTTGTCTCATATTTCCAGGTGACAGTGCATCAATGAGGGACATCAAGGCAGGACCTCAAGCAACAGCTTGAAGTGTGAGCCCTAGAGGAGTGCTGCATGGTTCATTTGCAGACTCATGCTTAACTACCCTTCTTCTATAGCCTTGGGACCACCCACCCAGGGAAAGTCTGCCCACAGTGAGCCTCTATATTAATTACCAGTTAAGATagctccccaccccacacacaaacaaacatgcctATGAGCCAATCCAATTTTGGCATTTAAGACTTCTCTCAGGTGACTGTAGGctgtgtcaagtagacaaaagTATTTTACTGTCTGACGAATAACTAGTCAAGAAAaatttctgtactattttaattttaaaatctccagtttttcatcttttttttttttgtttgttttttgttttttgttttttgttttttgtttttcgagactgggtttctctgtgtagccctggctgtcctggagctcactctgtagaccaggctggcctcaaactcagaaatctgcctgcctttgcctcccaaatgctgggattaaaggcgtgtgccaccatcgcctggcTTTCCAGTTTTTCATCTTGCTAACACCTGTAATCATCATTTTCTATTTTGGTAGCAGTCATACTAATGGGTATTAATGAATAGTATTAGTAGTATTGATAGTATTTTCTTGCAGTTCTGATGTTTCTCAAATAATCAGGGTCTGAGTTAGGTTTCAATTGCTGTAATagaagaccatgaccaaaagcaacttgaggataaaagggtttatttgacttcttAGCCCAGGTCACAGTCTCTTGATACATGCCAAGGTGGGAACTCAGGacaagaacctggagacaggaactgaagcagcaaccatggaggagtgctattTGCTAGCTCACTCCTCCTGtgttgctcagtttgctttcttatggtCTCCTGGACCATTTGCCCAAGAGTGGGgctgcccacagtggtctggCACCTTTCATATAATTTATCAATGAAGAAAATTCCCACAAGCTTACCTACAGGTCAGTGTAATGGGAGCATTTCCTTAAAGGAGGTTCCCTTttcttagatgactctagcttatatgGAGTTGATGAAGCACAACACAGTTATTAATGTTGAGAATCTTTTCACATCCTGGTGACCATGTGCCCATCTCATGCAGACAAAAGTCTATGAAAAGACCATGCCTTTGTCTCTGGAGTGCCAGGATTGAAGATTTGTAttgccagacccagacccagcaaACTTAtccctttaaaaaagaaactcttgTTTCAGAGAGAACAAGTGCATGAAAGGTTAGAATAGAAACCCACTTTTATGATCTAAAGTTTTTGTATGCAGTCCTGAGGTCCCACTGATCATAACCATTGATTTGGAGCCATTGTGACTAAATTCTATTGTCTATTTGACTCTCTTTCCATGGACCTTGTTTTAGGGTCCCTTCCTCACATTCATAGTATTTAGATCTCTGTGTCTAAATTTCAACCAAACTCTATACAGTTTCCAATTGTTTGTCAATTAACCCCTTAGGTTTCATGCAGTTCTTTAATGAGAGCACCGTAGTAGCAACAGTTCTACCCATTCTGATGAGAAAAACAATAACATACACCTCCTGGCAGACTAGGAACAAGGGCACATGTGTAGTGGTCAGAGAATAACCAGTGgaggtcagttctctccctccagcgTGTGGGTTCATGGATCGAGCTAGAgtcttcaggcttggtagcaagtgtaTTCGCCATCTGAATCTTTTTGCCTTTccgtaagcatttttttttttttaagtcagtatCTGAATcctttagaattatttttctctAGTTTTCATAGTGCTTATCTTGATATCTGATCACCTGGCATTCTAGTCTTAGCTAATCTCTCAGTTATAGTCAGCTAACCAAATGCCCAGCATTCAAAAGCTGTTCGGGTTGAAAAACAGATAGGCATTATTGCTATTTAAAAACTTCTCAGCGGAAGGGGGAAATCATGCTTCAGGCTGTACTTCAGATAGAACACTTTTTGTGTCTTTGGTCTTAGCTGGAGGCAAGCAGCATAAAGGAAGTCAAGAAGGGGAAGGATTTGGGGAAAGGATCCAGCCAAGAGATAAGCTTAATAAAGGCTTTGTTTTGCAGACTCACAGCCTCCTGGTTTCTTGCTCTCCTTGAGTGCTTGCATTTCTGATTGACTGAAAGTAAACTTCTAGTGACCCATGATTCCAAAGAAATGCCAAAATTAGAGGAAAGATCAGCATCGGCCACTTTAAAAGTGGGGTTAGAAGAGGGAAGATGTTCTTGAAgtagtagatttttaaaatatccaactCTATTTATAGTTTGCAAGTATTTGTCCTGGAGgaaacttggaagaaagaaacGGAAGAAATTGTGCTTCCGATGTCAAGGAGTATGCGCACCGTGGAGGGGGGCGTACCCCTTTGATGTACATCAAGTTGCTCTGCCTATCAGAGTAAGCTACGCCTATCATACTGACCTCTTGCTCTTTTTCCTGTCACCCATCTGCAGGTCACCTATCTGGGCAAAGTCTCTACTACAGGCATGCAGTTTTTGTCTGGCTGCACTGAGAAGCCAGTCATTGAGCTCTGGAAGAAACACACACTGGCCCGAGAAGACGTTTTTCCGGCCAACGCCCTCCTAGAGATCCGGCCGTTCCAAGTGTGGCTTCATCACCTTGACCACAAGGGTGAGGCAACAGTGCACATGGATACCTTCCAGGTGGCTCGCATTGCCTATTGCACAGCCGATCACAACGTGAGCCCCAACATCTTCGCCTGGGTGTACAGAGAGATCAACGATGACCTGTCTTACCAGATGGACTGCCATGCGGTACAATGCGAGAGCAAGCTGGAGGCCAAGAAGCTGGCGCACGCCATGATGGAGGCATTCAAGAAGACGTTCCACAGTATGAAGAGTGATGGGCGGATCCACAGGAGCAGCTCATCTGAAGAGGCTTCCCAGGAATTGGAATCTGATGATGGCTGAAGGAACTTAAGATGTTCCAGCGAAGGCAGCATTTGGGCATGAAGTTTCAGAGGCTAGATGTGTCTGCAATGATTCAAATTTGGTACGAAAAGACTGCCAACCTATTGGCTGATCATGCTTTTTTAAATTCAGAAGACCGATTCTAAATCTAAAGAAACGTATCATTAATTATGTGACATTGAAATCTGCTGCTGCCGTGACCTTGAGGAAAGTAGGAGTACAGATGGGGAGGAAGGTTCCAGACTCTCCTCtcgctttttctctctctctctccttttccaacACGTCCTGCTGGGAGATCTCCACGCCTATTTTCACCATTCTCAGGCAAATACTCCGTGGCTGTAGTTTGACGGACTGGTCCAATCTGCCTTATGAAATCCAACAAGAATGTTAGCGGCCTCTCTGTGGTCCCTAGATGGGCGGGTGGCGTGGGGAGGTGCTGCTGGCGTGGAGGCTGCAGGACGGAAGGGACACGTCCAGGTGACTGACTGGCTGCTCCTCGCCCTTGGCATGTTTGCAGACATTCTCCTCAGTCCGTGAATCGGCACAGCTTGGATTGAGCTTTACAACTAACAGCACGCTAGATGGCAGTTAATTCACAGTTAAAGATAATgctttttatttacatgagtatatAAAGTAGTACCTTCCTATTGTATTCACGTCCTCTATTTTCTTAGAATTCTTGCAACTAATGATTGTTCCCCTCCTTCTCCCGCCACcatgttctttctccttccagCCTTCCAGAAAGGAATGAAGGCTCAACATACCGCA
The nucleotide sequence above comes from Arvicanthis niloticus isolate mArvNil1 chromosome 17, mArvNil1.pat.X, whole genome shotgun sequence. Encoded proteins:
- the Pid1 gene encoding PTB-containing, cubilin and LRP1-interacting protein isoform X2, whose translation is MWQPATERLQHFQTMLKSKLNVLTLKKEPIPAVIFHEPEAIELCTTTPLMKARTHSGCKVTYLGKVSTTGMQFLSGCTEKPVIELWKKHTLAREDVFPANALLEIRPFQVWLHHLDHKGEATVHMDTFQVARIAYCTADHNVSPNIFAWVYREINDDLSYQMDCHAVQCESKLEAKKLAHAMMEAFKKTFHSMKSDGRIHRSSSSEEASQELESDDG
- the Pid1 gene encoding PTB-containing, cubilin and LRP1-interacting protein isoform X1; this translates as MLKSKLNVLTLKKEPIPAVIFHEPEAIELCTTTPLMKARTHSGCKVTYLGKVSTTGMQFLSGCTEKPVIELWKKHTLAREDVFPANALLEIRPFQVWLHHLDHKGEATVHMDTFQVARIAYCTADHNVSPNIFAWVYREINDDLSYQMDCHAVQCESKLEAKKLAHAMMEAFKKTFHSMKSDGRIHRSSSSEEASQELESDDG